Proteins encoded together in one Alteribacter keqinensis window:
- a CDS encoding ABC transporter ATP-binding protein, with the protein MFSVLKKLLWFFKAEWKRYTLALSILIFVSFLEVIPPRLIGIVIDDIHQGVMTRDRLMLFIGIMAGLMIVIYGFTYTWMRQLFGGAFVIERLLRSRLMGHLMKMTPTFYEKNKSGDLMARATNDLKAISMTAGFGVLTLVDATVFLVIILFMMGFLVSWKLTIAAFLPLPIMAWLMKRYGKVIHERFTKAQNSFGELNDQVLESIAGVRVVRAFVKENDDEARFKTSTDDVLKKNIAVARIDALFEPTIKILVGLSYMIGLGYGAFLVFNNEITLGQLVSFNIYLGMLIWPMFAFGELMNIMQRGNASLDRLNETFAYEADVKDLPHTISVDAPETIAMDNVKFSYPSSKSAVLDGISLQVERGETIGVVGKTGSGKTTLLKQLLREYPSGTGSFTISGVEVERIALDQTKSWIGYVPQDHFLFSKTIRENVRFGRPDASDYDFYRVLDLASITKDIETFPKGIETMVGEKGVSLSGGQKQRVSIARALLKNPEILILDDALSAVDAKTEAAIITNIRNERKGKTTFITAHRMSAVSHADQILVMDSARITERGTHEELMASGGWYKEQYTAQQIKENIEEGREVHSQ; encoded by the coding sequence ATGTTTTCAGTATTAAAGAAGTTATTATGGTTTTTTAAAGCAGAGTGGAAGAGGTATACTCTTGCTCTGTCCATATTGATATTTGTAAGTTTTCTTGAGGTCATCCCGCCGCGCCTGATTGGTATCGTCATTGATGATATTCATCAGGGAGTGATGACCAGAGATCGATTGATGCTTTTTATCGGTATTATGGCCGGGTTGATGATTGTGATCTACGGGTTCACTTATACGTGGATGAGACAGCTGTTCGGGGGCGCTTTCGTTATTGAACGGCTGTTAAGGTCCCGCCTCATGGGACACCTGATGAAAATGACACCGACATTCTATGAAAAAAATAAATCAGGTGACTTAATGGCAAGAGCCACAAACGACCTTAAAGCTATCTCCATGACAGCAGGGTTTGGTGTTCTGACACTGGTTGATGCCACCGTGTTTCTCGTCATTATCCTGTTTATGATGGGGTTTCTCGTCAGCTGGAAATTGACAATAGCAGCATTTCTCCCACTTCCGATTATGGCCTGGCTTATGAAACGGTACGGAAAAGTCATCCACGAACGTTTTACGAAGGCACAGAACTCTTTTGGGGAGCTGAATGATCAGGTTCTTGAGTCCATTGCTGGAGTAAGAGTAGTGAGGGCATTTGTAAAAGAGAACGATGATGAGGCACGGTTTAAGACCTCTACAGATGATGTTTTGAAAAAGAACATAGCTGTAGCACGAATTGACGCTCTTTTTGAGCCTACGATTAAAATTCTTGTCGGACTGAGTTACATGATCGGGCTTGGTTACGGCGCGTTCCTCGTTTTCAATAATGAAATCACCCTCGGGCAGCTTGTTTCTTTCAATATTTATTTAGGTATGCTTATCTGGCCGATGTTTGCTTTTGGAGAGTTAATGAACATTATGCAGCGGGGAAATGCCTCTCTTGACCGGTTGAACGAGACGTTTGCGTATGAAGCAGACGTTAAGGATCTGCCTCACACCATTTCGGTAGACGCTCCTGAAACAATTGCCATGGATAACGTAAAGTTTTCCTATCCCAGCTCCAAGTCAGCCGTCCTTGACGGTATTTCATTGCAGGTTGAACGGGGCGAGACGATAGGAGTTGTAGGGAAAACAGGCTCTGGAAAAACGACGTTATTAAAGCAGCTTCTCCGTGAGTACCCGTCAGGAACAGGGAGCTTTACAATATCTGGTGTGGAAGTTGAGCGTATTGCACTTGATCAGACTAAAAGCTGGATCGGCTATGTACCCCAGGACCACTTTCTATTCTCTAAGACCATCAGAGAAAACGTCCGTTTTGGAAGGCCGGACGCCTCGGATTATGATTTTTACCGGGTGCTGGATCTGGCCTCTATCACGAAAGATATCGAGACGTTTCCAAAAGGGATTGAAACCATGGTGGGGGAAAAAGGTGTTTCCTTGTCGGGAGGCCAGAAGCAGAGGGTCTCTATTGCCAGAGCCCTGTTAAAAAATCCGGAAATTCTGATCCTTGATGACGCCTTATCGGCTGTAGATGCCAAAACTGAAGCCGCGATTATTACGAACATAAGAAATGAACGAAAAGGAAAAACCACTTTTATTACAGCTCACCGGATGTCAGCTGTGAGTCATGCAGACCAGATTCTGGTTATGGATTCCGCAAGAATTACCGAGCGGGGGACTCACGAGGAGCTTATGGCTTCAGGCGGCTGGTATAAAGAGCAGTATACTGCCCAGCAGATCAAAGAAAACATTGAAGAAGGAAGGGAGGTGCATAGCCAATGA